TTCTCACCAAATTCTTTTTTGATCTGAGAATATGATTGCATAGCCATAAGGACTTTTATGCCTTTGGATCGACCAACTGCAAGTGCTTTTTCGAGGTTTTCCCCGATGATTTTTCCAAGCCGAGGTAACTCATCCAGGATAAAATAATAGTCTCTTGTTTTTGTGTCTTCGAGATCTAAGATCGATGACAATAAATACGATGTAATGACTCCATATAGCGGAGAAAAAACTTTGCTAAGATTTTCGGTCGCGACGAGGAACAACTTTCCACCCTTGCCATCGTTAACCCACTTATCGAAATACATTTTTTCGCCGGGTATGTCATCAAGATAGGCTAGATATTGTAGTATTTTTGCTTTTCTGATCAATGACGACAGAACAGATTCCGTCGCTCTAGTCGGGGCACCGTTTGCTTCGAAGAATAGGAACTGTGCCGATACCATTTTTGCTTCTTCATCGTCGAGAATTTTGATGAGTTCACGAGGCGAAGAAACCATTTCATAAATTTTTTTATTGCTTAAGTTTCTTTTCGAGGCATAGATCAAAATCGCCTCCATCACACATCTTGCAGCCGCCACCCAATGTGGGTCTTGGCTTTGTTTGTCGTCGGTGATTAGAGTCTCCGCGATGATGCCCGTGTCAATCTTGGATTTTAGCAAATTTGACAAAGAAAAACGTAAAGTTCTTACATCGCTGGGACACAAGATATAGTCTGTTTCTTTGTTGTAGTGTTTTTCGAGAAATTCGCCCTTAACGTCTATTATGATTTGCTTTGATGTAGCGGGTGTTTGTTTAATAATCTGATTTATCAAAACCGATTTTCCCTGTCCTGGTGCTCCCATAATACAAAGACCAGTAGCAAGAGAGATTCTAGGGATTACAAGATCTTCCACTTCATCATAATATTGATCATCCTCTTCATTAAGGTGTGTCATCTTAATTTTAAACATTTCTAGCGACTTAGGATTATGGCTTAATGCCTGTTCTTCTTCCATGTACTGCTTTATATTTTTGTTAAAATTGACCAATGTATCAAATTTTGCACCTTTCTGATAGACATCTTCACTTAAATCATTTGTTTCTTTTTTTAGGGCTTCCTCGACTTTCGGTTTTGCATATTTAATAGAGGCGATGCTTATCAAACCCCCTAAAAAAAATACGATAATTCCAGGGGTTTGAAAGTAGGAATAATCAATGCCATAGGGTGCAAATGCATTTTTTATAGTAATGTAAAACCACCATCCTGCGACCAAAAATAACATAGGAGCAAAATATATCCCCTCTTGTATCATCCAGCTTTTAATCCTCATGTCTGTTTCATGTGATATTTTTTCGATCGCTTTGTAACGTTTATTTTCTAGCGATTTTTCGATTATATTTTTTTTCTTCATTTTTCCCCTCTCTACTTCAAGATTTTAAGGTATTCAGAATTTAATACTTCTTCATCATCATCCCATGTCCCTACCGCTACCGCTTCATTCAACGCATCAATTTCTACTTTGACATCGAAATTCTTTAAAGAAATAAAAGTAAAATCACCGTTGTATTTTTCTTCTTTTCCCTTGTTTAAAATTTTAAAATTAAGATTTTCAAATCGATCTAAAATGATAGAATTTCCACTCACTAATCTTGCGGTGTTTACAATTTGTTGTAGCAGTCTTACGACTGTCTCATCATCGCTCCAAACTCCGTCAATTTGCATAATCTTGTATTTAAGAAGATCTTTACCGATATACACTCGGTTTTCATCTTTCACATAAAAAAGATATTTTTTATATCTTGGATCCACAACGGTTATTACGAAACTTAAAAATTTAGCAATTGACCAAATTTTTGATGTGATCTTTTCAAGTTGACGAGGTAAACAGAGTGAATCAATCAATTGCTCTTCTTTTTCCCGCAAACTTAGGCTCGCTGTTCTTTTCCGTTCTAGCTCTCGTTCCAACTCTGCGATACGAGCCTTTTGCAACTTCTCTTTTTGCAACGCAATCTTTGCCTGCGCTTTTTGTTTATATTTAATAAAGGCGTTATTTCTTGCTTTGGTGCTGGTTTTTTTAATATGCCATGGTTTTTTTGTGTTGGGGGCGATTAACCCCCATGCACGTTTCCCTCTTGTCGATGCTCCTTTCCCTGCTCTTGCAACCTCTCTTTTGCAGGGATGTCTTTTTGTTGCTCTTGTTTCTTGCTTTCTTGCTTTTGCTGAATTTCTTCAAGTTTTTTGTTGCCCTGTACTTTTGTTTTTTCTGCCTTTTCCTTTGCAACTTCTTTTGAAGGTTTTTGAAGTTGGACACGATTATCTTTTTTGTCAAGCACGAAGTTGTCTTTGTGCTCTTCTAGGCGATTATTTACGCCCGCCTTAAGCTCCTTAAACCCATCCTTGCCCAATCCAATTTCTTCTCCAAATTTTTTGAGATCCTGATGTAAAGATGTCGTATCTAACTTCCCGTCTTTTAAATTGTTTTTTACGAGATAATCTGTCGTTAATTTATGTAATTCAAGTTTTGCCTGTGCGGTTGGCAGTTTAAGATTATGCATCTGCTTAAGATCACCTCTAATCTCTTGTCCATCTTTCATTTTGTTTCTGGCTTCTTTTACGAACCCTTTAAACTTTTCTTCTCTTTGCTGTGCCATTTTGCTCACACCATCGAGATGTTCGGACTTTGTAGGAGAATTTGAATTATATGTTTGATATGTATGTACTAAAGATTGGGATGATTGGGATAGCATTTTGCCCGTTTGTTTAAAAGCGAAGCTTCCTGCTTTTTGTAAACCTTTGCTGATCGCCGGTGCATTTTTTGCAATTGCGATTGACGTTATCGCCCCAACTGCGGCAATACCCGCGACACCTATTAGTGGCGCGGGTATTGCCGATATACCTAGCACCGACATACTTTTACCTATTGCCATAAGCCCCATTGATTTTACCGCCCCTGCTGCTGCAAGAGCCCCACCTCCAGACGCAATCGCTTTGTCTGTATCATTGGCTCCTCTGGAGGAGTATGAACTAGCAAGACCCTTCCCACCCCAGGCAGATACGATCCCTCCCATATTTGCCATGCTTGAGTTACCATAGCCACCGCCACCATAACCACTCGTTCCCCAACCATTACCACCTTGATAGTATCCACCCGGAGCATCTTGATATGCTGTTGTCATTATTTCCACCCTTCCTCAGCTTTGAATTTCTGCCAATCGTACTTTAAAAATTCCCAGTTTGTCATCTGACTTTCTTTCACAATCTCAAATTTTTGCGCTTGTGATAAAGTTGGATATACCGTAGCATAGTAATGATGTACTAGCAATTTTGCACCTTGAATCGTTAAAAAACTTGCAAGTAAAACCGCAAAAAATCCGGTTAATTTGCCTCCTTTGGTTTCTTCGTTCATTTTTTAATCCTTGTCATCTTGAAAAACAGTGTCATACCCGATGTCATTCGCTTCTTTGGCAATTGCTATCGCACGTTCAGGTCCATCCGAAATATCTGCATGCAACGTCATCACTTGATGTCTTACCGCATACTG
This genomic window from Sulfurospirillum sp. 1612 contains:
- a CDS encoding type IV secretory system conjugative DNA transfer family protein, which produces MKKKNIIEKSLENKRYKAIEKISHETDMRIKSWMIQEGIYFAPMLFLVAGWWFYITIKNAFAPYGIDYSYFQTPGIIVFFLGGLISIASIKYAKPKVEEALKKETNDLSEDVYQKGAKFDTLVNFNKNIKQYMEEEQALSHNPKSLEMFKIKMTHLNEEDDQYYDEVEDLVIPRISLATGLCIMGAPGQGKSVLINQIIKQTPATSKQIIIDVKGEFLEKHYNKETDYILCPSDVRTLRFSLSNLLKSKIDTGIIAETLITDDKQSQDPHWVAAARCVMEAILIYASKRNLSNKKIYEMVSSPRELIKILDDEEAKMVSAQFLFFEANGAPTRATESVLSSLIRKAKILQYLAYLDDIPGEKMYFDKWVNDGKGGKLFLVATENLSKVFSPLYGVITSYLLSSILDLEDTKTRDYYFILDELPRLGKIIGENLEKALAVGRSKGIKVLMAMQSYSQIKKEFGEKEAESMLDTTNSFLIFKNNFGAQFLEKLFGKTTIIRNNESFSFGMHDMADRSQLQRQMVKENLIDESEITMLNKFEFYAKIEGCKWILKGKFAPVFLKNNGTKKYIESKTMAVKVLTEEMEKNIQNIQNKYIDFQLAGRKNAELKVNF